In a genomic window of Helianthus annuus cultivar XRQ/B chromosome 10, HanXRQr2.0-SUNRISE, whole genome shotgun sequence:
- the LOC118482680 gene encoding serine/arginine-rich splicing factor 12-like — protein MERRQRGGQESWRWKIKEKSPETRDRNMEDEEWETVIRKKGKEIEVEDPSTTIFLANLPDEVSDKEIWLEIKRCGYLSDVYFPRKRDLKGKRFAFARFKKIRDISKLVQALNNVWFGDKRVKANVSKFQREEDKGVGGNKKHYGELALQSDLKQGFEVTVDGRLA, from the exons ATGGAAAGAAGACAGAGGGGAGGGCAAGAGTCATGGAGATGGAAGATTAAAGAAAAATCACCGGAGACGAGGGACAGAAATATGGAAGATGAGGAATGGGAGACGGTGataaggaagaaaggaaaggagATAGAGGTTGAGGACCCAAGCACTACTATATTCTTAGCAAATCTACCAGATGAAGTATCTGACAAGGAAATATGGCTGGAAATCAAAAGATGTGGATACTTGTCAGATGTGTACTTTCCTAGGAAAAGAGACTTAAAAGGCAAAAGATTTGCATTCGCAAGATTCAAAAAGATAAGAGATATCAGTAAATTGGTCCAAGCTTTAAACAACGTCTGGTTCGGGGATAAGAGGGTCAAGGCAAATGTGTCCAAGTTCCAGAGAGAAGAAGATAAGGGGGTAGGGGGAAACAAGAAGCATTATGGAG AATTGGCCCTTCAATCTGATTTAAAGCAGGGATTTGAGGTTACTGTTGATGGTAGGCTTGCATGA